The Panicum hallii strain FIL2 chromosome 9, PHallii_v3.1, whole genome shotgun sequence genome has a window encoding:
- the LOC112876551 gene encoding 4-coumarate--CoA ligase-like 3: MQDGVAAHGPSNGATANAAAATFYCAASGAYASTHPPVRLPADPSLSLVPHIFARAPPAAGARPALVDAATGEALSLADLRRLVAALAAGLRVRAGLRAGDAVLLALPNSVAFPVAFLAVLAAGGVATSMSPSSTPAEIAARVRDTSPALVLAAPENAGSLPPLCVPVVLVPETFRVAGAGAPEFAPFRALLLHDPGVPAAPPVGQDDAAAVLYSSGTGGRSKGVVLTHRNLIATVELFVRFEASQYASPACDNVYLAALPMFHVYGLSLFAVGLLSLGTTVVVMKRFDVGEAVKAIDRFRVTHFPLVPPIMEALVHAVQPPALDSLVQVSSGAAPTSGRLINDFVKAFPHVDFIQGYGMTESAAVATRGFNTSKQKKYASVGLLAPNMHARIVDLETGCYLPPGSCGELWLHGPAIMRGYLNDEDAHAVNNGWLRTGDVAYFDSDGYLYIVGRLKEVIKYKGFQIAPADLEAVLVEHPEIVDVAVTSAEDEEAGEIPVAFVVRKSGSNLSCMQVMEYVAKQVSAYKKVRKVVFVESIPRSPAGKVLRRLLKDSLAAAGPTSYSKSNPKRHSSL; encoded by the exons ATGCAGGACGGCGTGGCGGCCCACGGCCCCAGCAACGGCGCCACCGccaatgccgccgccgccaccttctaCTGCGCCGCCTCCGGCGCGTACGCGAGCACGCACCCCCCGGTGCGCCTCCCCGCCgacccctccctctccctcgtcCCGCACATCTTCGCCcgcgcgccccccgccgccggcgcgcgccCGGCGCTCGTCGACGCCGCCACGGGCGAGGCGCTCTCCCTCgcggacctccgccgcctcgtcgccgccctcgccgcgggcCTCCGCGTCCGCGCGGGGCTCCGCGCGGGCGACGCCGTCCTCCTCGCGCTCCCCAACTCCGTCGCCTTCCCCGTCGCGTTCCTCGCCGTCCTCGCCGCGGGCGGCGTCGCCACCTCCATGAGCCCGTCCAGCACCCCCGCCGAGATCGCCGCCAGGGTGCGGGACACCAGCCCGGCCCTCGTGCTCGCCGCGCCCGAGAACGCCGGGAGCCTCCCGCCGCTGTGCGTCCCGGTCGTCCTCGTGCCCGAGACCTTCCGCgtcgcgggcgccggcgcccccgAGTTCGCGCCCTTCCGCGCGCTGCTGCTGCACGATCCCGGCGTGCCGGCGGCCCCGCCGGTGGGGCAGGACGACGCGGCCGCCGTCCTCTACTCGTCGGGGACGGGCGGCCGGAGCAAGGGCGTCGTGCTCACGCACCGGAACCTCATCGCCACGGTGGAGCTCTTCGTGCGCTTCGAGGCCTCGCAGTACGCGTCACCTGCTTGTGACAATGTCTACCTGGCGGCGCTGCCCATGTTCCACGTCTACGGCCTCTCGCTCTTCGCCGTGGGCCTGCTCTCGCTCGGCACCACGGTCGTCGTCATGAAGAGGTTCGACGTGGGCGAGGCCGTCAAGGCTATCGACAGATTCAGGGTCACGCACTTCCCGCTCGTGCCGCCCATCATGGAGGCGCTGGTGCACGCGGTCCAGCCGCCGGCATTGGATTCCTTGGTGCAGGTGTCGAGCGGTGCAGCGCCAACCAGCGGCAGGCTCATCAACGACTTCGTCAAGGCTTTTCCCCACGTCGATTTCATTCAG GGTTATGGAATGACAGAATCTGCTGCTGTAGCAACTCGCGGCTTCAATACTTCAAAGCAGAAGAAGTATGCTTCAGTAGGACTTCTGGCTCCAAACATGCATGCCAGAATTGTTGATCTGGAAACTGGTTGCTACCTGCCTCCAGGCTCTTGTGGGGAGCTGTGGCTCCATGGGCCAGCTATAATGAGAG GTTACTTGAATGATGAGGATGCACACGCAGTGAATAATGGCTGGCTGCGAACGGGTGATGTTGCTTACTTCGATTCAGATGGGTACTTGTACATAGTGGGCCGCTTGAAGGAGGTGATCAAGTACAAAGGATTTCAG ATAGCTCCAGCTGACTTGGAAGCAGTTTTGGTCGAGCACCCAGAGATTGTGGATGTGGCTGTGACATC TGCTGAGGATGAGGAAGCTGGAGAGATACCAGTAGCTTTCGTGGTGAGGAAATCTGGAAGCAACCTTTCATGTATGCAAGTGATGGAGTATGTGGCCAAGCAG